From the Deltaproteobacteria bacterium genome, one window contains:
- a CDS encoding DUF2784 domain-containing protein, whose amino-acid sequence MDSSTVFLLAADTILLLHVLFVAFVVIGLYLIFVGKARAWSWIRNPWFRLMHLVVIGVIVIQSWLGVICPLTTIEMALRSRAGDTVYSGSFISHWLENILYYQVPPWVFVVCYTIFGAVACASWFWIRPRRFY is encoded by the coding sequence ATGGATTCATCAACAGTCTTCCTACTAGCTGCCGATACAATCCTGCTGCTCCACGTGCTATTCGTCGCCTTTGTTGTGATTGGTTTGTACCTTATATTCGTCGGTAAGGCTCGTGCATGGTCTTGGATCCGCAATCCCTGGTTTCGGTTAATGCATCTTGTAGTAATTGGTGTGATCGTCATTCAGTCGTGGCTCGGCGTTATATGCCCGCTCACTACAATTGAAATGGCACTACGTTCACGGGCCGGCGATACCGTATATTCCGGTTCTTTCATATCACACTGGCTAGAAAATATTTTGTACTATCAAGTGCCACCATGGGTCTTTGTCGTTTGTTATACGATATTCGGTGCTGTAGCCTGTGCTAGCTGGTTTTGGATCCGTCCGCGACGATTTTACTAA